From Argopecten irradians isolate NY chromosome 12, Ai_NY, whole genome shotgun sequence, one genomic window encodes:
- the LOC138335973 gene encoding thrombospondin-1-like, with amino-acid sequence MINFVCTNVHCERHQYCDAYGDFSNTLYMEPRCNAHGGWNNWGCWSECSGSCESGTKLRSRRCDNPRPLGSGSHCQGQTTETLQCRPCDLDPCLSNPCLGDGNCSLTESNSIVCECTNEYNGSFCQESMFEQTNVI; translated from the exons ATGATAAATTTTGTCTGTACAAACGTACACTGTGAGAGGCACCAATATTGTGATGCGTACGGGGACTTCAGTAATACATTATACATGGAACCAAGATGCAATG CTCATGGAGGATGGAATAACTGGGGCTGCTGGAGTGAATGTTCCGGGAGTTGCGAGTCTGGCACTAAATTACGGTCCAGAAGATGTGACAATCCACGTCCCTTGGGGTCTGGTTCTCATTGTCAGGGCCAGACCACCGAAACACTCCAATGTCGACCATGTGATT TGGATCCATGCCTGTCCAACCCTTGTTTAGGAGATGGCAACTGTTCACTAACGGAGTCCAACAGTATCGTGTGTGAATGCACGAACGAGTACAATGGATCTTTCTGTCAGGAAAGTATGTTTGAACAGACAAATGTTATATGA